Genomic segment of Amphibacillus xylanus NBRC 15112:
GCTATATACCATGGCTGTAATGTTGAAAATGCTGCATATTCACTATGTAATTGCGCAGAGCGAACAGCACTGTTTAGTGCTTATGCGGCTGGAGAGCGAGACTTTACTGCTATGGTCGTAATAGCAGACTCACCAAGGCCAGTACCTCCTTGTGGCGCATGTAGACAAGTGATGAGTGAGCTTTGTTCTGAGGATATGCCAGTTATCCTAACTAATCTAATTGGAGAGATTGATACCACAACAGTTAAAGAACTATTGCCAGGTGCTTTTTTAGCTAATGATATTAAAATTGACAAGGGAGAGATAATTGATGAATTATGATTTGGCCCGTTTTATTGATCATACGACTTTGAAAGCAGATGCAACAAAAAATGAGATTCTTTTGCTATGTCAGGAAGCAATTGAATACGGTTTTTTCTCTGTATGTGTAAATCCTACATGGGTGAAGTTAGCGTATGAACAATTACAAGGTACAAATGTTAAAGTATGTACAGTTGTTGGCTTCCCTCTAGGTGCATCAACCTCAGAAGTAAAAGCATTTGAAACAAAAGATGCGATAGCTAATGGGGCAACTGAAATAGATATGGTCATTAATATTGGAGCATTAAAAGCAGGCAACCTCGAACTTGTTGAAAAAGATATTAGGGTAGTTGTTGATGCAGCTACAAATAAAGCATTAGTAAAAGTGATTATCGAAACAAGCTTATTAACAAATCAGGAAAAGGTAACGGCTTGTGAGATTGCAGTTAGAACTGGTGCTGATTATGTAAAAACTTCAACTGGATTCTCGACAGGAGGAGCGACAGCTTCTGATATTAGCTTAATGAGGAAAGTCGTCGGTCCGTCAATTGGGGTAAAGGCCTCAGGTGGCGTTAGGGATAAAGCAACTGCGATCGAATTAATCGAAGCGGGGGCATCAAGAATTGGAGCAAGTGCAGGAGTTGACATAGTTAAGGCATAGTTCAAGATTTATCTCAATATACTAATAACAGGACACCCCTTATCATTATTTTAGATAATTAAGGGGTTAATTCTGCTTAGGGCAGTATGAGACTTGTTAAAGTAGGACAAGTGTGTAAATAAGTCTAGGGAGTTAATATTATGAGTGAAATAACGAAACCATCAATAGATATAGATATAGAGATTGAAAACTTTAATCAAAACTTTGACCCAGCGCACCCTTACATTAGAGCAACTCATATTAAAAATTGCGAGATTAAAAATCTCGACATAGACGGAATTGAGTTTGAAAATACTATTTTTAGTCATGTCACATTTAAGGATGTTTCTTTTGAAAAAATTTTCTTGCGAGATGTACAATTTAACTCATGTGATTTATCACTAGCCAACTTTAATCAAACGACAATGCAACGTGTTGAATTTAATAATTGTCAATTAACGGGTATTACAATGGCTGATGGGCGTTTACAAAATGTATTGTTTAATCAATGTAACTTAAGATTAGCAGGATTGGGCTATACGATGAAGAAATATGTGCATTTTATCGAATGTCTACTTAACGAAGTTGACTTCTACCATAGTAAGTGGTCCAATATTTTCTTTGAAAAATGTGAATTAACAGGGGCGAATCTTTCAAATACGAAATTAAAAGGGATTAATTTAAGTGATTCAAGCTTCGACTATCTAACTGTTAGAACGGCAGACCTATACGGTTGTATTGTAAATCCAATTCAAGCACAGCAACTATCAGCTTTACTTGGTTTAATCATTAAATAATTGTGAATTTCACGGTAATACTAGGTAGTTTGTTAGAGGTGCTTAGCCCTGCGTCTTCTTGACAATATCTTTGTTTAGTGATTATATTAAGTATATATACTAATTAAAAATAGACTCCAAAACAATACAGTTGTAATATAGGTAAAGTCTAAAATTAATCATGTACTTTAATTGTTAGCGCTTACACCGAGGAGGTTTATGAATGAATAGAATCGTCATAGTAGATGATGAACAATTTGTAAGAAAAGGAATTATTGCATTGATAGACTGGGAAAAGATCAATTATCAAGTGGTTGGAGAAGCTAGTAACGGTGAAGATGCTTTAGAGTTGATCTTGGAAGAAAAACCAGATGTCGTTTTAACGGATATTCGTATGCCTGTATTTGATGGATTAAAATTAATAGAGAAAGTAAAAGAGCTAGCAATTAAAGTACCGAAA
This window contains:
- the cdd gene encoding cytidine deaminase; amino-acid sequence: MYAGLINEAKLAREKAYTPYSKFKVGAALMTKNGAIYHGCNVENAAYSLCNCAERTALFSAYAAGERDFTAMVVIADSPRPVPPCGACRQVMSELCSEDMPVILTNLIGEIDTTTVKELLPGAFLANDIKIDKGEIIDEL
- a CDS encoding pentapeptide repeat-containing protein; the protein is MSEITKPSIDIDIEIENFNQNFDPAHPYIRATHIKNCEIKNLDIDGIEFENTIFSHVTFKDVSFEKIFLRDVQFNSCDLSLANFNQTTMQRVEFNNCQLTGITMADGRLQNVLFNQCNLRLAGLGYTMKKYVHFIECLLNEVDFYHSKWSNIFFEKCELTGANLSNTKLKGINLSDSSFDYLTVRTADLYGCIVNPIQAQQLSALLGLIIK
- the deoC gene encoding deoxyribose-phosphate aldolase; translation: MNYDLARFIDHTTLKADATKNEILLLCQEAIEYGFFSVCVNPTWVKLAYEQLQGTNVKVCTVVGFPLGASTSEVKAFETKDAIANGATEIDMVINIGALKAGNLELVEKDIRVVVDAATNKALVKVIIETSLLTNQEKVTACEIAVRTGADYVKTSTGFSTGGATASDISLMRKVVGPSIGVKASGGVRDKATAIELIEAGASRIGASAGVDIVKA